The following proteins are encoded in a genomic region of Corylus avellana chromosome ca4, CavTom2PMs-1.0:
- the LOC132178687 gene encoding uncharacterized protein LOC132178687, with the protein MASAGRLIGPPDARNIADSATEMAAIAFQIHTCNPPTCDDAHKTHAGRPPMGLTENLSPTFLSTGNACLDFFFQVVPDTPTEDLIRRLQLAWAHDALTTLKLIFNLRGVRGTGKSDKQGFYNSALWLHKAHPKTLALNIRALADFGYLKDLPEILYRLLEGPEVRKLAKQAWKERRGMKMFSRKRNANSWKFKRGSEGYSGVVSETEEEEQEQEEEEEEEGILEESRSSGVGDKEKARVSKATKALYWYNNDSDYRFLFDCVCDVFAELLKLDLAFLGSGEVGKISLAGKWCPTIDSSYDRSLLICEGIARRVFPIEGEKEYEEIEEAHYVYRVRDRLRKQVLGPLHKALQLPEVYMSANEWNALPYNRVASVAMKTYKGLFTKHDKERFGEYLEKVKSGKAKIAAGALLPHEIIQSLNDGDGGKVAELQWERMVGDVAKKGKLKNCIAVCDVSGSMNGIPMEVCVALGLLVSELSEEPWKGKVITFSANPQLHLIKGDTLLAKTEFIRMMEWGGNTDFQKVFDQILNVAVEGKLTEDQLIKRVFVFSDMEFDQASHCYDYGHGRENSWKTDYEVIQRKFQEKGYNRVPEIVFWNLRHSPSTPVPASQSGVALVSGFSKNLLTLFLEEGGIVNPEAVMRLAISGEEYKKLVVYD; encoded by the coding sequence ATGGCATCTGCTGGACGTCTCATAGGCCCACCAGACGCACGAAACATCGCCGACTCCGCCACCGAAATGGCCGCCATAGCCTTCCAAATCCACACATGCAACCCACCGACCTGCGATGATGCCCACAAAACGCACGCTGGAAGACCGCCTATGGGTCTGACGGAAAACCTCTCCCCGACGTTTTTGTCCACCGGAAACGCCTGCCTGGACTTCTTCTTCCAAGTGGTGCCCGATACCCCTACGGAGGATCTGATCCGACGGCTCCAACTGGCGTGGGCCCACGATGCACTGACCACCCTGAAACTTATATTCAATCTGAGGGGTGTGAGAGGCACTGGAAAGTCTGATAAACAAGGGTTCTACAACTCCGCCCTTTGGCTCCACAAAGCCCACCCCAAAACCCTCGCTCTCAACATCAGGGCTCTCGCCGATTTCGGGTACCTGAAGGACTTGCCCGAGATTCTTTATAGGCTCCTTGAAGGACCCGAGGTCCGCAAACTCGCAAAGCAAGCCTGGAAGGAAAGGAGGGGAATGAAAATGTTTTCCCGGAAGAGGAATGCGAATTCCTGGAAATTTAAGAGAGGAAGTGAGGGATACAGTGGGGTTGTTTCAGAGacagaggaggaggagcaggagcaggaggaggaggaggaggaggagggtaTATTGGAGGAGAGCCGGAGCAGTGGGGTAGGTGATAAGGAGAAGGCCAGGGTTTCCAAGGCTACTAAGGCTTTGTATTGGTATAACAACGATTCGGATTATCGGTTTCTCTTCGATTGTGTTTGCGATGTGTTTGCGGAGCTTTTGAAATTGGACTTGGCGTTTTTGGGTAGTGGGGAGGTTGGTAAAATTAGTCTTGCTGGGAAATGGTGCCCGACCATCGATTCGTCGTACGACAGGTCATTGTTGATCTGCGAAGGGATTGCAAGGCGGGTTTTCCCGATAGAGGGTGAGAAAGAGTATGAGGAAATCGAAGAGGCGCATTATGTGTACAGGGTTAGAGATAGATTGCGGAAACAAGTTCTTGGTCCATTGCATAAGGCATTGCAGTTGCCGGAGGTCTACATGAGCGCCAATGAGTGGAATGCCTTGCCGTATAACAGGGTTGCTTCGGTGGCAATGAAGACTTACAAGGGGCTGTTTACGAAGCACGATAAGGAGAGGTTTGGGGAATATCTTGAGAAGGTGAAGAGTGGGAAGGCGAAGATTGCTGCTGGGGCATTGCTTCCCCACGAGATTATCCAGTCCCTGAATGATGGGGATGGTGGGAAGGTGGCGGAGCTTCAGTGGGAAAGAATGGTTGGTGATGTTGCCAAGAAAGGGAAGCTTAAGAATTGCATTGCGGTTTGTGATGTTTCTGGGAGTATGAATGGAATTCCGATGGAGGTGTGCGTGGCGCTGGGGCTTTTAGTTTCGGAGCTCAGTGAAGAGCCGTGGAAGGGGAAAGTGATCACGTTTAGTGCAAATCCTCAGCTTCACTTGATTAAAGGAGATACTCTTCTTGCCAAGACTGAATTCATAAGAATGATGGAGTGGGGTGGTAACACAGACTTTCAGAAAGTTTTTGATCAAATCTTGAATGTTGCAGTTGAGGGCAAGTTGACAGAAGACCAACTGATCAAGAGGGTATTTGTTTTCAGTGATATGGAATTTGATCAGGCGTCTCATTGTTATGATTATGGGCATGGTAGGGAGAATTCATGGAAAACAGATTATGAAGTGATACAGAGAAAGTTCCAGGAGAAAGGATACAACAGGGTGCCGGAAATTGTGTTTTGGAACCTTAGGCACTCCCCGTCGACTCCAGTGCCTGCGAGTCAGAGTGGGGTGGCGCTTGTGAGTGGGTTTTCCAAGAATTTGTTGACTTTGTTCTTGGAGGAAGGTGGGATCGTAAATCCTGAGGCTGTGATGAGATTAGCAATCTCTGGTGAAGAGTACAAGAAACTTGTTGTGTATGATTGA